In Nitrospirota bacterium, the following proteins share a genomic window:
- the trkA gene encoding Trk system potassium transporter TrkA, which yields MRVIIVGAGEVGFQVAKFLTQEDIDVVVVDKARDKLKRISEGLDVAVVEGEGGSPSVLKEAGAEKADILLAVTDMDETNMIACLVAKAMFKIPRKVARIRNPEYFANETLLQSLDINPAISPEFEAAKAILRIFEVPFASDVEDFEAGKIKVIGFKIPSESKFIGKSLKNLDLTKPKILIGAIHRGEKVIIPSGDSIIKKGDIIFLPVKEGDVQTVANSIGGATQPAKRIMILGGGRIGFYVAKAMEERDVSLKIIEMDSERCKFLSQSLKKSVILHGDGSDQKLLEEENIADMDAFAAISNNEELNIMSSLLAKSLGAKKVITIVNKTDYLPLANSLGIEAVLSPRLITAGTILRYIRRGDILSLTAIAEDKAEIIEARVRAGSVLDGKTLLEAELPDKSLIGAIIRDTDIVIPSGSDKIFKEDKLIIFTLRESVRQVEELLQ from the coding sequence ATGCGTGTAATTATAGTGGGTGCAGGAGAGGTAGGCTTTCAGGTAGCTAAATTTCTGACCCAGGAAGACATCGATGTTGTGGTTGTAGATAAGGCCAGGGATAAGCTGAAAAGGATATCCGAAGGCCTTGATGTGGCAGTGGTTGAGGGGGAAGGCGGTTCTCCGTCTGTGCTGAAAGAGGCCGGTGCAGAGAAGGCAGACATACTCCTTGCAGTAACAGATATGGATGAGACAAATATGATTGCCTGCCTTGTTGCAAAGGCAATGTTTAAGATACCGAGAAAGGTTGCGAGGATCAGAAATCCCGAGTACTTTGCCAATGAGACCCTTCTTCAGAGCCTTGATATAAACCCTGCGATAAGCCCGGAATTTGAAGCTGCAAAGGCGATTTTGAGGATATTTGAAGTGCCATTTGCATCAGACGTGGAGGACTTCGAGGCAGGGAAAATAAAGGTTATTGGTTTTAAGATTCCGTCGGAATCAAAATTTATCGGAAAGTCCCTTAAAAACCTTGATCTAACTAAACCAAAAATCCTGATAGGTGCAATACACCGGGGAGAAAAGGTAATTATTCCTTCCGGGGATAGCATAATCAAAAAAGGCGATATAATCTTCCTGCCTGTTAAGGAAGGGGATGTCCAGACAGTCGCGAATAGCATTGGTGGTGCTACACAACCTGCTAAAAGGATTATGATACTCGGCGGTGGAAGGATAGGCTTTTATGTGGCAAAGGCAATGGAAGAAAGAGATGTGAGTCTTAAGATAATAGAGATGGACAGCGAGAGGTGCAAATTTCTAAGTCAATCCCTGAAAAAGAGCGTCATACTCCATGGGGATGGTTCAGACCAGAAATTGTTGGAAGAGGAGAATATTGCAGACATGGATGCATTCGCAGCGATATCGAACAACGAAGAACTTAATATAATGTCTTCCCTTCTTGCAAAAAGCCTCGGAGCAAAAAAGGTTATAACCATAGTAAACAAAACCGACTACCTTCCCCTTGCCAATAGCCTTGGAATTGAGGCAGTTTTAAGCCCTCGCCTGATTACTGCCGGCACAATTTTAAGGTATATCCGAAGGGGCGACATACTGTCTCTTACGGCTATAGCAGAGGACAAGGCTGAGATAATCGAAGCAAGGGTCAGGGCAGGCTCAGTACTTGACGGGAAAACCCTTCTTGAGGCAGAACTCCCGGATAAATCCCTGATAGGGGCAATTATAAGGGATACTGATATTGTCATTCCCTCAGGGAGCGATAAAATATTCAAGGAAGATAAACTGATTATTTTTACCCTCAGGGAGTCTGTCAGGCAGGTAGAAGAACTCCTTCAATGA